A single genomic interval of Zobellia nedashkovskayae harbors:
- a CDS encoding cytochrome c3 family protein: MKKVPYRHSISKVLGVTLFVFLLFSVSISAQEDGAADEAATEAAGAGDPAKGKALFNQNCAACHALNRKMTGPALANVETRLSDDEGLDREWLYKWIKNSPGLIASGDAYAKKVYAEYNQAAMTPFPTFSNEDIDNILAYTAAPPKTAAPAAAGEDAAAASGAAASGGISNEVILGALALVFALLVGMLFLVNKTLRRIAEANGVVLEDEASAKRLPLWKAFAKNQFLVLVTVIFLLLGSAYFAYGWMMQVGVDQGYQPIQPIHYSHRIHAGDNKIECKYCHSSARVSKTSGIPALNVCMNCHKSIYQVADETLEEGKREYGVDYNKEIKKLYAAVGWDEENQKYTGESKPVEWVRIHNLPDFAYFNHSQHVSVAGIECQQCHGPVEEMEVMYQFSPLTMGWCINCHRETEIKVEGNAYYDKIHTELSKKYGVEKLTAAQMGGLECGKCHY, from the coding sequence ATGAAAAAGGTTCCGTACCGCCATTCGATTTCTAAGGTTTTAGGTGTAACTCTATTTGTTTTCCTGTTATTTTCCGTTTCTATATCTGCTCAAGAAGACGGTGCTGCAGACGAAGCTGCTACTGAGGCTGCTGGTGCGGGAGATCCTGCAAAAGGGAAAGCGCTATTTAATCAAAACTGTGCTGCTTGTCACGCTTTGAATCGTAAAATGACCGGGCCGGCTCTAGCTAATGTAGAGACTAGGTTGTCCGACGATGAAGGTTTAGATCGTGAGTGGTTATACAAGTGGATTAAAAACAGCCCAGGTTTAATTGCTTCGGGAGATGCTTATGCTAAAAAGGTGTACGCTGAGTACAATCAAGCGGCAATGACTCCTTTTCCAACGTTTTCTAATGAGGATATAGATAATATTTTAGCTTACACGGCTGCTCCGCCAAAAACAGCTGCTCCGGCCGCTGCTGGTGAAGATGCTGCAGCTGCTTCGGGCGCTGCTGCTTCAGGAGGAATATCAAACGAAGTTATTTTGGGTGCTCTTGCACTTGTGTTTGCACTTTTGGTTGGGATGTTGTTCTTGGTGAATAAAACCCTTAGAAGAATTGCAGAGGCAAACGGAGTTGTTTTAGAAGATGAAGCGTCTGCAAAACGATTGCCTTTGTGGAAAGCTTTTGCTAAAAATCAGTTTTTAGTTTTGGTAACCGTTATTTTTCTATTATTGGGTAGTGCTTATTTTGCTTATGGTTGGATGATGCAAGTTGGTGTTGATCAAGGCTATCAGCCAATACAGCCAATTCATTATTCTCACCGTATTCATGCTGGTGATAATAAAATAGAATGTAAGTACTGTCACTCTTCTGCGCGGGTATCTAAGACTTCCGGTATTCCTGCACTTAATGTGTGTATGAATTGTCATAAATCAATTTATCAAGTTGCTGACGAGACCTTGGAAGAAGGTAAGCGTGAGTATGGTGTTGATTATAACAAAGAGATTAAGAAGTTATATGCCGCTGTAGGGTGGGATGAGGAGAATCAAAAATATACAGGTGAAAGCAAGCCGGTTGAATGGGTGCGTATTCATAATTTGCCAGACTTTGCATATTTTAATCACTCTCAGCACGTAAGTGTTGCTGGAATTGAATGCCAGCAGTGTCATGGTCCTGTAGAGGAAATGGAGGTTATGTATCAATTCTCTCCTTTGACTATGGGTTGGTGTATTAACTGTCACCGTGAGACTGAAATTAAAGTTGAGGGTAACGCATACTACGATAAAATTCATACCGAGCTTTCCAAGAAATATGGTGTTGAAAAGTTGACGGCCGCACAAATGGGTGGTTTGGAATGTGGAAAGTGTCATTATTAA
- a CDS encoding TAT-variant-translocated molybdopterin oxidoreductase has product MASNKKYWKNEAELNPNDSIVETLKQNEFVEPIPVDDFLGDKESLSATSTNRRDFLKYVGFSTAAASLAACEGPVHKSIPYVVQPENIIPGVANFYATTIANGFDFASILIKTREGRPIKVENNKDAKVAGSANARVQASVLSLYDSTRLQGPMANGEPTEWSVLDAAVKAKLGSLKGSGQQIALLTQTYASPSTDRLIGDLKAEYSNVNHVVYDAISEDAAASAFEAKYGERALADYDFEKAELIVSFGADFLGDWQGGGYDGGYAKGRVPKNGKMSRHVQFEANMSLSGANADKRVPLTPMQQKIALAQLYAKLNGTSVGGELSENVQKTIDDVAAEIRKNKSGAVIVTGLDDINAQTVVLAINEMLGSKAFDAASPRYVRQGNVMAVQKLISDMKAGKVGALLVDGVNPMYTLPNAADFKEGVEKVGLSVVFSNNWNETTEVAQYTASANHFLESWGDTQIKKGQYSLVQPTIKELFDTRQFQTALLTWLGSDKSYYEYVKETWTQSILAGNDWNKALHDGVYSAAGMTLASSTDADPENTVSAEVDKEAVDVVEEVVAQSGIPIATAINSLVNATSGGGVELTLYSKTGMGAGQQANNPWLQEFPDPITRVSWDNYVTVSKADAERLGFVNEHVANGGLDGSYANVTVNGVVVNNIPVIIQPGQAIGSIGLSFGYGRKVGMKTEMQTGVNAYPLYQDFNSVQAATIEKASGMHEFACIQLHKTLMGRGDIIKETTLEIFNTKDHAEWNEQPVVSLDHQEVPATSVDLWDSFDRSIGHHFNMSIDLNACTGCGACVIACHAENNVPVVGKEEVRKSRDMHWLRIDRYYSSEDTFEGDNIKKDEFDGLTGDKGSLSGFGELEHPAANPQVAFQPVMCQHCNHAPCETVCPVAATSHSRQGQNHMAYNRCVGTRYCANNCPYKVRRFNWFLYNNNDEFDYHMNNDLGKMVLNPDVNVRSRGVIEKCSMCIQKTQKSILDAKRDGRLVKDEEFQTACSSACGTGAIVFGDVNDKESEVSELVESNRMYHLLEHVGTKPNVFYHVKVRNTIEA; this is encoded by the coding sequence ATGGCATCAAACAAAAAATATTGGAAGAACGAGGCGGAGTTAAATCCGAACGATTCCATTGTTGAGACGCTAAAGCAGAACGAGTTTGTTGAACCGATTCCTGTAGATGATTTTTTGGGTGACAAAGAAAGTCTATCCGCTACATCTACTAACAGAAGAGATTTCCTCAAGTACGTAGGTTTTAGTACAGCAGCCGCTTCATTGGCTGCCTGTGAAGGACCTGTGCATAAATCTATTCCTTATGTTGTTCAGCCGGAAAATATTATTCCTGGTGTTGCAAATTTTTATGCGACTACTATAGCAAACGGTTTTGATTTTGCAAGTATTCTTATAAAGACAAGAGAAGGTCGTCCAATTAAAGTTGAAAATAATAAAGATGCTAAAGTAGCGGGTTCTGCAAATGCTAGAGTTCAGGCATCTGTACTTTCATTATATGATAGTACGCGCTTACAGGGTCCCATGGCAAATGGTGAGCCTACTGAATGGTCTGTTTTAGATGCGGCCGTTAAAGCAAAGTTGGGAAGTCTTAAAGGCTCAGGTCAGCAAATTGCATTGTTGACTCAAACTTATGCTAGTCCTTCTACGGATAGACTAATTGGTGACTTAAAGGCTGAATATAGTAATGTAAACCATGTGGTTTATGATGCTATTTCAGAGGATGCAGCGGCTAGTGCTTTTGAAGCAAAATACGGTGAGCGTGCATTGGCAGATTACGATTTTGAAAAAGCTGAACTTATAGTTTCTTTCGGAGCGGATTTCTTAGGGGATTGGCAAGGTGGTGGCTATGATGGCGGTTATGCAAAAGGTAGAGTGCCTAAAAACGGTAAAATGTCTCGTCACGTACAGTTTGAGGCGAATATGAGTTTGAGTGGTGCCAATGCTGATAAGCGTGTGCCTTTAACTCCAATGCAACAGAAAATAGCTTTGGCTCAGTTGTATGCTAAGTTAAACGGAACAAGTGTTGGTGGTGAACTTTCTGAGAATGTTCAAAAGACTATTGACGACGTTGCTGCTGAAATACGAAAAAATAAAAGTGGAGCTGTAATTGTTACAGGTCTAGATGATATAAACGCCCAAACGGTTGTGCTTGCAATAAACGAAATGTTGGGAAGTAAAGCATTTGATGCTGCTTCTCCTCGTTATGTTAGACAAGGTAATGTTATGGCGGTACAGAAGTTGATTTCTGATATGAAAGCGGGCAAAGTTGGTGCGTTATTAGTAGATGGTGTCAACCCTATGTATACTTTGCCAAATGCGGCAGATTTCAAAGAAGGTGTTGAGAAAGTAGGTCTTTCGGTTGTGTTTTCTAATAACTGGAACGAAACTACGGAAGTTGCTCAGTATACCGCATCTGCTAACCACTTCCTAGAATCATGGGGTGATACTCAGATCAAGAAAGGGCAATACAGTTTGGTTCAACCAACTATTAAAGAGCTTTTTGATACAAGACAGTTTCAAACAGCTTTATTAACTTGGTTAGGTAGCGATAAATCATACTACGAATACGTAAAGGAAACTTGGACTCAGTCAATTTTGGCTGGTAACGATTGGAACAAAGCACTTCATGATGGTGTTTATTCTGCTGCAGGTATGACTTTGGCTTCTAGTACTGATGCTGATCCTGAGAATACAGTTTCTGCTGAAGTAGATAAAGAAGCTGTTGATGTTGTAGAGGAAGTTGTTGCGCAATCAGGAATTCCTATTGCAACCGCAATTAATAGCTTGGTTAACGCTACAAGTGGTGGTGGTGTTGAGCTTACTTTGTACTCTAAAACGGGTATGGGTGCTGGACAACAAGCAAATAACCCTTGGTTACAAGAATTCCCTGATCCTATTACTAGAGTATCTTGGGATAACTATGTTACTGTTTCTAAGGCAGATGCAGAGCGTTTAGGTTTTGTAAACGAGCATGTGGCTAACGGTGGTTTAGATGGTAGTTATGCCAATGTTACCGTAAATGGTGTTGTAGTAAATAATATTCCTGTAATCATCCAGCCAGGTCAAGCTATTGGTTCTATCGGTCTTTCTTTCGGTTACGGAAGAAAAGTTGGTATGAAAACTGAGATGCAGACTGGTGTAAATGCTTATCCTTTATATCAAGACTTTAATAGTGTGCAAGCTGCAACTATAGAGAAGGCTTCTGGAATGCATGAATTTGCATGTATTCAGTTGCATAAGACTTTAATGGGTAGAGGAGATATCATTAAGGAGACTACCTTAGAGATATTTAATACAAAAGATCACGCAGAATGGAACGAGCAACCTGTGGTGTCATTAGACCATCAAGAGGTTCCTGCTACATCTGTAGATTTATGGGATAGTTTTGATCGTTCTATCGGTCATCACTTTAACATGTCAATAGACTTAAATGCATGTACCGGTTGTGGTGCTTGTGTTATTGCTTGTCATGCAGAGAACAACGTTCCGGTGGTAGGTAAGGAAGAAGTTAGAAAGAGTAGGGATATGCACTGGTTGCGTATCGATAGATATTATTCTTCAGAAGATACTTTTGAGGGAGATAATATCAAGAAAGATGAATTTGATGGTTTAACAGGTGATAAAGGTTCTTTAAGTGGCTTTGGTGAGTTGGAGCATCCAGCAGCTAATCCGCAAGTAGCTTTTCAGCCAGTAATGTGTCAGCACTGTAATCACGCACCATGTGAAACGGTTTGTCCGGTTGCGGCAACATCACATAGCCGTCAAGGTCAGAATCATATGGCGTATAACCGTTGTGTAGGTACAAGATACTGTGCTAACAACTGTCCATACAAAGTTCGTAGGTTCAACTGGTTCTTGTATAACAACAATGACGAGTTTGATTACCACATGAACAATGACTTGGGCAAGATGGTATTGAATCCTGATGTAAACGTTCGTTCAAGAGGGGTTATAGAAAAATGTTCTATGTGTATTCAGAAGACTCAAAAGTCTATCTTAGATGCTAAAAGGGATGGACGTCTTGTTAAAGATGAAGAGTTTCAGACAGCGTGTTCATCTGCATGTGGTACAGGAGCAATAGTCTTTGGAGATGTTAATGATAAGGAAAGTGAAGTTTCCGAATTGGTAGAAAGTAACCGTATGTACCATTTATTGGAGCATGTGGGAACTAAACCAAATGTGTTCTATCATGTTAAGGTTAGGAACACGATCGAAGCATAA
- a CDS encoding SPOR domain-containing protein, which yields MKTIFVLSFTMASLTFSYAQQGQINIEQDEKITDLIEIYKTSNESSDYYRIQVGFGSYSKAQNLQNNVEQDFPDLPSKIDFDSPTYRVRVGRFQNQLDAERKFKEVRKKYPDAMLLKPKKSTR from the coding sequence ATGAAGACAATTTTTGTACTTAGTTTCACCATGGCGTCTTTAACATTTAGTTATGCCCAACAAGGCCAAATTAACATTGAACAAGACGAAAAAATCACGGATTTAATCGAAATATACAAGACTTCAAACGAAAGTTCGGATTATTATCGCATTCAAGTCGGCTTTGGCTCTTACAGCAAAGCACAAAATCTCCAAAATAATGTGGAGCAAGATTTTCCAGACCTTCCCTCCAAAATTGATTTTGATTCCCCCACATATCGAGTTAGAGTGGGTAGATTCCAAAACCAGTTAGATGCCGAAAGAAAATTTAAAGAAGTCCGGAAAAAATATCCTGACGCCATGTTATTAAAACCAAAAAAATCGACCCGTTAA